A genomic window from Methanovulcanius yangii includes:
- a CDS encoding FmdE family protein yields the protein MKDIDQMFQEAVVFHGHSCPGLAIGVRVAVIAREVLTAGRAEDEDLVCIAETDACGVDGIQFVSGCTAGKGNLIIHNYGKQAFSFFNRATGKAVRVAVRPEAAMDARDPEGWAARMAVFAGTATPEQLAAAEASKERMIDVYLHGPQEEVYSVTMIPAPEIPKAKVQVSVICAGCGEPVMPARAVERDGKHFCVPCSEADHLKE from the coding sequence ATGAAGGATATTGACCAGATGTTTCAGGAAGCGGTCGTATTTCACGGACATTCCTGCCCCGGACTTGCAATCGGAGTCCGTGTGGCCGTTATCGCACGCGAGGTGCTCACTGCCGGAAGGGCCGAGGACGAAGACCTCGTCTGCATCGCGGAGACCGATGCCTGTGGCGTGGATGGTATCCAGTTCGTCTCAGGGTGTACGGCAGGGAAAGGAAACCTGATTATTCATAACTACGGAAAGCAGGCGTTCTCCTTTTTCAACCGGGCCACCGGGAAGGCCGTCCGCGTGGCGGTGCGTCCCGAGGCTGCCATGGATGCGAGGGACCCGGAAGGCTGGGCGGCACGGATGGCGGTCTTTGCCGGGACTGCAACCCCCGAACAGCTGGCGGCCGCCGAGGCATCCAAGGAGAGGATGATCGACGTTTATCTCCATGGCCCGCAGGAGGAGGTCTACTCCGTCACCATGATTCCCGCACCGGAGATCCCGAAGGCGAAGGTACAGGTCTCCGTCATCTGTGCCGGCTGCGGTGAACCGGTGATGCCCGCACGGGCCGTCGAACGGGACGGAAAACACTTCTGTGTTCCGTGCAGTGAAGCGGACCATCTCAAAGAATAA
- a CDS encoding ABC transporter ATP-binding protein translates to MILDINGVEFQYNSRKVLEDVSFSVRPNEVLTILGPNGVGKTTLLKCINRIHHPKAGSILVENEDIMKVSLPEVAKKVGYVPQHCEKGRLTAYDAILLGRRPHITWNTSEKDLRMVEAVIRRLNMQDLAMRYIDEMSGGELQKISIARAIVQEPKLLLLDEPTSSLDLKNQQEILKIVCEVVRGHTVAAVMTMHDINTALRFSDRFILLKNNAIYASGGPEIITSETIREVYEVEVEVETLKSGPVVVPVC, encoded by the coding sequence ATGATCCTCGACATCAATGGCGTAGAATTCCAGTACAACAGCAGAAAAGTCCTCGAGGACGTCTCATTTTCCGTCCGGCCGAATGAGGTGCTCACCATCCTCGGCCCGAACGGCGTCGGCAAGACCACGCTTCTCAAGTGCATCAACCGCATCCACCATCCGAAGGCAGGCTCCATCCTCGTGGAGAACGAGGACATCATGAAGGTGAGCCTCCCCGAGGTCGCAAAGAAGGTGGGATACGTGCCGCAGCACTGCGAAAAGGGACGCCTGACCGCCTATGACGCCATCCTCCTCGGCAGGCGCCCCCACATCACCTGGAACACCTCCGAAAAGGACCTGCGGATGGTGGAGGCGGTCATCCGCCGCCTCAATATGCAGGATCTTGCGATGCGCTACATCGACGAGATGAGCGGCGGCGAACTCCAGAAGATCTCCATCGCCCGTGCCATCGTTCAGGAACCGAAACTCCTCCTCCTCGACGAACCGACGAGCAGCCTCGACCTGAAAAACCAGCAGGAGATCCTGAAGATCGTCTGCGAGGTGGTGCGGGGCCATACGGTTGCGGCCGTCATGACGATGCATGACATCAATACGGCGCTTCGGTTCTCCGATCGGTTCATCCTGCTCAAAAACAATGCGATATATGCCAGCGGCGGACCGGAGATCATCACCTCCGAGACCATTCGCGAGGTCTACGAGGTGGAGGTCGAGGTAGAGACCCTGAAGAGCGGACCGGTCGTCGTCCCGGTCTGCTGA
- a CDS encoding FecCD family ABC transporter permease: MHLNDGTVPEEYLKYTGRKISIILTGIALLFVLLVYSISVGAVGIPPLEVIQTLLGQHASPQWQTIIWNIRLPQALAGIVAGAGLAVAGVAMQSILRNPLGSPYTLGISNAAAFGAAFSVIVLGTGTMHSTGADAIVLNNPYITTIVAFVFCLIATAIILLISKLRGASPEVMVLAGIAIGSLFTAGTMFLQYFADDVQLAAVVFWTFGDVGRADWGELIFMAVVTAICSIYFLYHSWNYNAIDAGDETAKGLGVNVERIRLVGMVVSSFLSAVIISFLGVIGFVGLVCPHMTRRLIGDDHRFLIPGTIVTGALLLLAADTAARLILAPHILPVAILMAFLGAPVFIYLLIRGYTR; this comes from the coding sequence ATGCACCTGAATGACGGCACCGTCCCGGAAGAATATCTGAAATATACCGGAAGGAAGATTTCCATAATCCTCACCGGTATTGCCCTCCTCTTTGTACTCCTCGTGTACTCGATCTCGGTGGGGGCCGTGGGCATACCTCCGCTGGAGGTGATCCAGACCCTTCTCGGGCAGCACGCATCGCCCCAGTGGCAGACGATCATATGGAACATCCGGCTCCCCCAGGCGCTCGCGGGGATCGTTGCCGGAGCGGGGCTCGCCGTTGCCGGTGTTGCGATGCAGTCCATCCTCAGAAACCCCCTCGGGTCGCCCTACACCCTTGGTATCTCCAATGCCGCGGCATTCGGAGCCGCCTTCTCCGTGATCGTCCTGGGGACCGGCACGATGCACAGTACCGGTGCCGATGCCATCGTCCTCAACAACCCGTACATCACCACCATCGTCGCCTTCGTCTTCTGCCTGATTGCAACGGCAATCATCCTCCTGATCTCGAAGCTCCGTGGGGCCTCCCCCGAGGTGATGGTGCTCGCGGGGATTGCCATCGGCTCGCTCTTTACCGCAGGGACGATGTTTCTCCAGTACTTCGCCGATGACGTGCAGCTTGCGGCCGTCGTCTTCTGGACGTTCGGCGACGTGGGACGGGCGGACTGGGGCGAACTGATCTTCATGGCGGTCGTTACCGCCATATGTTCCATCTACTTCCTCTACCATTCCTGGAACTACAATGCAATCGATGCCGGAGACGAGACGGCGAAGGGGCTCGGGGTGAATGTCGAGCGCATCCGCCTCGTGGGCATGGTCGTCTCCTCCTTTTTATCGGCGGTCATCATCTCCTTTTTGGGCGTCATCGGATTCGTGGGCCTCGTCTGCCCCCACATGACCCGCCGGCTCATCGGTGACGACCACCGCTTCCTCATTCCGGGAACGATCGTCACCGGGGCCCTCCTCCTCCTCGCAGCGGACACCGCCGCACGGCTCATCCTCGCACCGCATATCCTGCCGGTGGCCATCCTGATGGCATTTCTGGGGGCGCCGGTCTTCATCTATCTCCTCATACGGGGGTATACCAGATGA
- a CDS encoding iron ABC transporter substrate-binding protein: protein MACGCTDTGTSAQAGTGQETGTHEMITVTDGLGREVTVPKSPDRVVCSNSGCLRYLTYLQAQDAVVGVDSIEIEETIFDARPYALANPQFKDYPLIGEFRGKDDPEKIVAANPQVIFKTQLISPEEADELSEKTGIPVIALNYGSLSAYRADMDASLRLMGEVMGKEDRAEEVIAYFDAAIADLNARTADVPEDEQPTTYVGGIAYRGPHGFQSTEPAYPPFIFVNADNVVAELGTEHADVAKEKIVEYNPDVIFVDLFTLQTDPTAIDELADDPSYQALGAVQAGEVYGVLPYNCYTQNHGSILADAYYIGSVLYPGRFADIDPTGKADEIYTFLVGEPVFDEMSAEFADLAFTRLEI from the coding sequence ATGGCGTGCGGCTGCACCGATACGGGCACCAGTGCGCAGGCCGGCACCGGACAGGAGACCGGAACACATGAGATGATCACCGTCACCGACGGCCTCGGAAGGGAGGTCACCGTTCCGAAGAGCCCCGACCGGGTCGTCTGCTCCAACTCCGGGTGCCTGAGGTACCTCACCTACCTGCAGGCGCAGGATGCGGTGGTCGGGGTCGACAGCATCGAGATCGAGGAGACCATATTTGATGCCCGGCCGTATGCCCTTGCAAACCCCCAGTTTAAGGACTATCCCTTGATCGGAGAGTTCCGCGGCAAGGACGATCCGGAGAAGATCGTCGCGGCCAACCCACAGGTGATCTTCAAGACCCAGCTCATCTCTCCCGAGGAGGCGGATGAGCTCTCGGAGAAGACCGGCATTCCCGTCATCGCCCTTAACTACGGATCGCTCTCCGCATACCGGGCCGACATGGACGCATCCCTCCGTCTGATGGGGGAGGTCATGGGTAAGGAAGACCGGGCGGAAGAGGTGATCGCCTACTTCGATGCGGCGATTGCGGATCTGAACGCGAGAACCGCCGACGTCCCGGAGGATGAGCAGCCGACGACCTATGTGGGCGGCATCGCCTACCGCGGTCCGCACGGATTCCAGTCCACCGAACCCGCCTATCCGCCGTTCATCTTTGTGAACGCGGACAACGTCGTGGCCGAACTGGGAACCGAGCATGCGGATGTTGCCAAGGAGAAGATCGTCGAATACAACCCCGACGTCATCTTCGTTGACCTCTTCACGCTCCAGACAGACCCGACCGCCATCGATGAACTTGCGGACGACCCGTCCTACCAGGCACTCGGCGCCGTTCAGGCGGGCGAGGTCTATGGCGTCCTGCCCTACAACTGCTACACGCAGAATCACGGGAGCATCCTTGCGGATGCCTATTACATCGGCAGCGTCCTCTATCCGGGCCGTTTTGCGGACATCGACCCCACAGGAAAGGCAGATGAGATTTATACGTTCCTCGTCGGCGAGCCCGTCTTCGACGAGATGAGCGCAGAGTTTGCAGACCTTGCCTTCACCCGGCTGGAGATCTGA
- a CDS encoding iron ABC transporter substrate-binding protein, with translation MKTDRVIFGFLAVAVCLVCAMACGCVDDSTSVQTSPEHQTGGTEMITVTDALGREVTVPKSPERVVCSGAGCLRYLTYLRAQDRIVGVDDIEQRDTIFDARPYALANPQFKDYPLIGEFRGNDDPEKIVAANPQVIFKTYLTSPEDADELAEKTGIPVIALTYGSLSTYRDDMYASLRLMGHVMDREERAEEVIAFFNAAIADLNTRTEDIPESEQPTTYVGGIAKSGPHGFQSTEPAYPPFAFVHANNVAGELGTDHADVAQEKIVEWDPELIFVDLSTLQTDPNAVTELRDDPSYQGLSAVQAGEVYGVLPYNWYTQNHGSIVADAYYIGTVLFPDRFSDVDPAAKADEIYTFLVGEPVFDEMNKAFGDKGFTRLSI, from the coding sequence ATGAAAACAGATCGCGTAATTTTCGGTTTTCTGGCCGTTGCAGTCTGCCTCGTGTGTGCAATGGCCTGTGGATGTGTTGATGACAGCACATCGGTGCAGACCAGCCCCGAACATCAGACAGGAGGGACGGAGATGATCACGGTGACGGATGCACTTGGCCGGGAGGTCACCGTCCCGAAGAGCCCGGAGCGGGTCGTCTGTTCCGGTGCGGGGTGCCTGAGGTACCTGACATACCTCCGGGCGCAGGACAGAATCGTCGGTGTCGACGACATCGAACAGCGGGACACCATCTTCGATGCCCGCCCGTATGCTCTTGCAAATCCCCAGTTCAAGGACTATCCCCTGATCGGGGAGTTCCGCGGCAACGATGACCCGGAGAAGATCGTCGCGGCAAATCCCCAGGTGATCTTCAAGACATACCTGACCTCCCCGGAGGATGCCGACGAGCTCGCGGAGAAGACCGGCATTCCCGTCATTGCCCTGACCTATGGGTCGCTCTCCACCTACCGGGACGATATGTATGCCTCCCTGAGGCTGATGGGTCACGTCATGGACAGGGAAGAGCGGGCGGAAGAGGTGATCGCCTTCTTCAATGCGGCGATTGCTGATCTGAACACGAGAACCGAAGATATTCCGGAAAGTGAGCAGCCGACGACCTATGTGGGCGGCATTGCCAAGTCGGGCCCGCATGGGTTCCAGTCCACCGAACCCGCCTACCCGCCATTCGCCTTTGTGCATGCGAACAATGTCGCCGGAGAACTGGGGACCGACCATGCGGATGTGGCACAGGAAAAGATCGTCGAGTGGGATCCCGAGCTCATCTTCGTCGACCTCTCCACCCTCCAGACGGATCCGAATGCCGTCACCGAACTGAGGGACGACCCCTCCTATCAGGGCCTTTCGGCCGTCCAGGCAGGCGAGGTGTATGGGGTCCTGCCATACAACTGGTACACCCAGAACCACGGGAGCATCGTTGCCGATGCCTACTACATCGGAACCGTCCTCTTCCCCGACCGCTTCAGCGATGTCGATCCGGCGGCGAAGGCTGATGAAATTTATACCTTCCTTGTTGGAGAGCCCGTCTTTGACGAGATGAACAAAGCGTTCGGAGATAAGGGCTTTACCCGGCTTTCCATCTGA
- a CDS encoding peptidylprolyl isomerase: protein MAPKVRLETTEGDIIIELYDDMPVTAGNFRKLVEEGFYDGIIFHRVIRNFMIQTGCPRGTGTGGPGYTIKDEKVKGHSNARGTLSMANTGQPNTGGSQFFINLVNNDYLDWDNPQTPYAHPVFGEVVEGMDVVDKIALRRTDRSDKPVDEVRILKATIIE, encoded by the coding sequence ATGGCACCGAAGGTACGCCTCGAGACGACAGAGGGCGACATCATCATCGAACTCTATGATGACATGCCCGTAACCGCAGGGAATTTCAGAAAACTGGTCGAAGAAGGGTTCTATGACGGCATTATCTTCCACCGGGTCATACGGAATTTTATGATCCAGACCGGCTGCCCCCGGGGTACCGGCACCGGCGGACCGGGATATACGATCAAGGACGAGAAAGTCAAGGGGCACTCGAATGCCCGCGGGACCCTCTCGATGGCAAACACGGGACAGCCGAACACCGGCGGGTCGCAGTTCTTTATCAACCTCGTCAACAACGACTATCTTGACTGGGACAATCCCCAGACCCCCTATGCCCACCCCGTCTTCGGCGAAGTGGTCGAGGGGATGGATGTGGTCGACAAGATCGCCCTTAGGCGAACCGACCGCTCTGACAAACCGGTGGACGAGGTCAGGATCCTGAAGGCAACGATTATCGAATAA
- the cbiQ gene encoding cobalt ECF transporter T component CbiQ: MIEHLATIELDAHRDSPIHRLDARVKILIAFTAIIAMVAVPYSTMVIPLFVGYLLIFGVWWGFSRLPLSTLLWRYLLTLPFGLFIIVFQIFFENPYYDTFTPLLSLPMGITIYAQSVEFAAILAMKFTACILWVILLSSTTPMEDLLKGGRRLGLPSVMALSLGMMIRYLFVFADIYANINRALALRHFAAFDRRLPYRYRLTTLAYAIGSLFLRSYEQGERTFICMQCRGYGKRTYDALPKEPVPSRQWGIAAAMLAIFVALPVLLYTGPF; encoded by the coding sequence ATGATCGAACACCTGGCAACGATCGAGCTGGATGCCCACCGGGACAGCCCCATCCACCGCCTCGACGCCCGGGTAAAGATACTCATCGCCTTTACGGCCATCATCGCAATGGTCGCGGTCCCCTACTCCACGATGGTCATCCCGCTCTTTGTTGGGTATCTCCTCATATTCGGCGTCTGGTGGGGATTCTCCCGCCTCCCGCTCTCGACCCTTCTCTGGCGCTACCTGCTGACACTCCCCTTCGGGCTCTTCATCATCGTCTTCCAGATATTCTTCGAAAACCCGTACTATGATACCTTCACGCCGCTTCTCTCCCTGCCCATGGGAATAACCATCTATGCCCAGTCCGTGGAGTTTGCCGCCATCCTCGCGATGAAGTTTACCGCCTGCATCCTGTGGGTCATCCTGCTCTCCTCCACGACCCCGATGGAGGACCTGCTCAAAGGCGGGCGGCGCCTCGGCCTGCCCTCGGTGATGGCCCTCTCGCTCGGGATGATGATCCGCTACCTCTTCGTCTTTGCCGATATATACGCAAACATCAACCGAGCGCTTGCCCTGCGTCACTTCGCGGCCTTTGACCGGAGACTGCCGTACCGGTACCGCCTCACCACCCTTGCCTATGCCATCGGCTCGCTCTTCCTGCGTAGCTATGAACAGGGAGAACGCACCTTCATCTGCATGCAGTGCCGCGGCTATGGAAAGCGCACGTATGATGCCCTCCCGAAGGAACCGGTCCCCTCCCGCCAGTGGGGAATTGCGGCAGCGATGCTTGCGATATTCGTGGCGCTGCCGGTTCTCCTCTACACCGGCCCGTTCTGA
- a CDS encoding ATP-binding cassette domain-containing protein: MHIIETRDLSYTYRGGIPALDNINLIIPRHARIAVLGSNGAGKSTLFSLFCGILQPTSGKVLIQGEEVTKKNLRMVRRTVGMVFQNPDDQIFSPTVAEDIAFGPVNLGLDAETVAHRVEETLRLLEIEHLADRAPHQLSGGEKKRVALAGVLAMEPQVLVLDEPSSGLDPRGVAELCRFIRTLPEKYGMTVIFSTHHVDLVPEMADTVYVLNDGRVVARGTPEEVFMQEELLRDARLDVPILARLRRRILEEGYDIDAGLSYEAMETAVLGLLEKTV, encoded by the coding sequence ATGCACATCATCGAGACCCGGGACCTCTCCTACACCTACCGCGGCGGCATCCCCGCACTTGACAACATAAACCTCATTATTCCCCGCCATGCACGGATTGCGGTCCTCGGCTCGAACGGTGCAGGGAAGAGCACGCTCTTCTCCCTCTTCTGCGGGATTCTCCAGCCGACATCGGGAAAGGTGCTCATCCAGGGAGAAGAGGTCACAAAAAAGAATCTCAGGATGGTGCGGCGGACCGTCGGGATGGTCTTCCAGAATCCCGATGACCAGATATTTTCCCCGACGGTCGCAGAAGACATCGCTTTTGGACCCGTCAACCTTGGTCTCGATGCCGAGACGGTTGCCCACCGGGTCGAGGAGACACTCAGGCTGCTGGAGATCGAACACCTGGCGGACCGTGCCCCGCACCAGCTCTCCGGAGGGGAGAAGAAACGGGTGGCACTTGCCGGTGTTCTCGCAATGGAGCCCCAGGTACTGGTCCTCGACGAACCCTCGTCGGGCCTCGACCCGCGGGGAGTGGCAGAGCTCTGCAGGTTCATCAGGACGCTCCCGGAAAAATACGGGATGACAGTGATCTTCTCCACCCATCATGTCGACCTCGTTCCCGAGATGGCCGATACGGTCTATGTCCTCAATGACGGACGTGTCGTTGCCCGGGGGACACCGGAAGAGGTCTTCATGCAGGAAGAGCTCCTGAGAGACGCCCGCCTCGATGTACCGATCCTCGCACGTCTGCGCCGCCGGATTCTCGAGGAAGGGTACGATATCGACGCAGGACTCTCCTATGAGGCGATGGAGACGGCGGTGCTCGGACTCCTGGAGAAGACGGTATGA
- a CDS encoding PDGLE domain-containing protein, whose amino-acid sequence MIDNKTFMIAGLIIAIIVGGLAVFLASGDPDGLESTALYVQGEKELTGPSPEDGDPEAIGGGTFEYEAPLPDYSTGEEGGKTGEILAVFVGILVMFVLGFGATKLLASKKTS is encoded by the coding sequence ATGATTGACAACAAGACCTTCATGATTGCAGGCCTCATCATCGCCATCATTGTCGGCGGGCTTGCCGTCTTCCTCGCATCGGGCGATCCCGACGGCCTTGAATCGACGGCCCTCTATGTTCAGGGCGAGAAGGAACTGACCGGCCCCTCCCCCGAAGATGGCGATCCCGAAGCCATCGGCGGGGGCACCTTCGAGTACGAGGCCCCGCTGCCCGACTACTCCACCGGTGAGGAGGGCGGCAAAACCGGAGAAATCCTTGCAGTCTTTGTCGGCATCCTTGTCATGTTCGTTCTCGGATTCGGGGCAACCAAGCTGCTTGCATCAAAGAAGACCAGCTAA
- the cbiM gene encoding cobalt transporter CbiM: MHIPDAFVPLWQSAIYWIIALIFIALALRWAKNELSEDKIPLIAVLAAGIFAIQAFNLPVAMGTSGHLVGGALAAIVLGSPYAAVFILTLVLIIQGIIFGDGGLTTMGVNILNMGVIGGFVGYYGYSALKSAGASMYLSAGIAAWCACFISSLAAAVEMAFAGTFPLVPGLIAMGTYHAAIGIIEGIITAAIIYFLVASRPDLLAEGATDPSGGGAAA; the protein is encoded by the coding sequence ATGCATATACCGGACGCATTTGTTCCACTCTGGCAGAGTGCGATATATTGGATCATCGCACTCATCTTTATCGCGCTCGCCCTCAGATGGGCGAAAAACGAGCTCTCTGAAGATAAAATACCCCTCATCGCCGTCCTTGCGGCAGGGATCTTTGCCATCCAGGCATTCAATCTCCCGGTGGCGATGGGGACCAGCGGGCACCTGGTCGGCGGGGCTCTTGCAGCCATCGTCCTCGGGTCGCCCTATGCGGCCGTCTTTATCCTGACGCTGGTGCTCATCATCCAGGGCATCATCTTCGGTGACGGCGGCCTCACCACGATGGGGGTAAACATCCTCAATATGGGTGTCATCGGCGGGTTCGTCGGTTACTACGGCTATTCCGCACTGAAATCCGCCGGGGCCAGCATGTACCTCTCGGCAGGAATCGCCGCATGGTGTGCATGCTTCATCTCATCCCTTGCCGCAGCGGTGGAGATGGCCTTCGCCGGCACCTTCCCGCTTGTGCCCGGACTCATTGCCATGGGGACCTACCACGCCGCCATCGGTATTATCGAGGGCATCATCACAGCAGCGATCATCTACTTCCTCGTCGCATCGCGCCCCGACCTTTTGGCAGAGGGGGCAACGGATCCATCCGGCGGAGGTGCAGCCGCATGA
- a CDS encoding ribonuclease III domain-containing protein — MNGETEVDDSRLEKVIGYTFRDPALLRRALTRRARAQEDDSPDSEGHMDALATLGDAVIDTVVLESLYAAGIADKGEMSVAKMNMVNMSSLRGLAESIGLSDYVLWGKGERHQHVWTSGRVLAECMEALCGAVYLDGGMDAVRNVLKRLLFLV; from the coding sequence ATGAATGGAGAAACGGAAGTCGACGACAGCAGGCTTGAGAAGGTGATCGGCTACACATTCCGCGATCCTGCCCTTCTCAGGCGTGCCCTGACCCGGCGGGCACGGGCGCAGGAAGACGACAGCCCTGACAGCGAAGGGCACATGGATGCGCTGGCAACGCTCGGGGATGCGGTGATCGACACGGTGGTCCTCGAGTCCCTCTATGCAGCAGGCATCGCTGACAAGGGCGAGATGTCGGTGGCGAAGATGAATATGGTCAATATGTCTTCCCTGCGGGGTTTGGCGGAATCGATCGGGCTTTCTGATTACGTCCTCTGGGGCAAGGGTGAACGGCATCAGCATGTCTGGACGTCCGGCAGGGTGCTCGCCGAATGCATGGAGGCGCTCTGCGGCGCCGTGTATCTCGATGGCGGGATGGATGCAGTAAGAAATGTCCTAAAACGCCTTTTATTTCTCGTTTAG
- a CDS encoding YIP1 family protein has protein sequence MLLVLVQEDGSEPVEVALSAIHALSATSTGDGTPSITLNVTSPNGKRGAMVLSFIGGGGIPARDERSRIRQAIGDAVAAVRAAPSGAAIPDAGGPVAGPPGSAAHSRVKLTAGHILVKKREYIAELTADLLLLKTPDEPDAPPLTVSRDTIVGGAAENTPAGDPVLRLNVRTTEGSVRSMILVFSEWYGGGRGPERDRWLAVMTGGTAPPAMHEQSRPAPGHGPTPESLGKTGGRGELPPSDRGACTGGSPEAPSPSFCMECGEALPGTVRFCPHCGSSQKPGSMGRMVAGSGYRSDREGRHEPPRRGAKRHSRAPKRKLSFRFKSQEGGTISRVSVVEKVFGFLLAPEDAFSHTRSENVSDGVVHLVMMMGLFAVVQGAALFLIGSSLDAGVYPVTAGIAADTTSLLITMGELALGGIIITILEAFLVFIVLRLTGYADVPGETVRTCCYAATPFGTIGLLPIIGPLLALLWTIFLQFRGVQTVHETPAGIAAAAVILPGIIAAGLFWLLVLGGGGDAAAVTEGTP, from the coding sequence GTGCTTCTCGTCCTGGTGCAGGAGGATGGTTCAGAACCGGTCGAGGTTGCGCTCTCTGCCATTCACGCCCTCTCCGCAACGTCAACGGGGGACGGCACCCCCTCAATAACTCTCAATGTAACGTCCCCGAACGGAAAACGGGGTGCGATGGTACTCTCGTTCATCGGTGGTGGAGGGATTCCCGCCCGCGATGAGCGAAGCCGAATCCGGCAGGCCATCGGCGATGCCGTGGCGGCGGTACGTGCTGCCCCGTCCGGCGCCGCCATCCCCGACGCGGGCGGACCGGTTGCCGGGCCCCCCGGGTCCGCTGCTCATTCCCGCGTCAAACTCACAGCCGGACACATCCTCGTCAAGAAGAGGGAATATATCGCAGAGCTGACGGCTGACCTCCTTCTTCTGAAGACTCCCGATGAACCCGATGCGCCGCCGCTGACCGTCTCCCGGGACACAATTGTCGGTGGTGCAGCAGAGAATACGCCGGCAGGGGACCCGGTGCTTCGCCTGAATGTCAGGACGACAGAGGGGAGTGTTCGCAGTATGATCCTTGTCTTCTCCGAGTGGTACGGGGGAGGGAGGGGGCCGGAGCGTGACCGGTGGCTTGCAGTGATGACCGGGGGGACGGCCCCTCCGGCCATGCATGAGCAGTCCCGCCCGGCACCGGGGCACGGTCCCACGCCGGAGTCTCTCGGGAAAACGGGCGGGAGAGGAGAGCTCCCGCCCTCAGATCGCGGTGCCTGTACCGGTGGGAGTCCGGAGGCGCCTTCCCCCTCCTTCTGTATGGAATGCGGGGAAGCCCTCCCCGGAACGGTGCGGTTCTGTCCGCACTGCGGTTCATCGCAGAAACCCGGATCGATGGGGCGTATGGTGGCTGGAAGCGGGTATCGCAGTGACCGGGAGGGGCGACATGAACCACCCCGCAGAGGGGCGAAACGGCACAGCCGGGCACCGAAACGCAAGCTCTCCTTCCGGTTCAAAAGCCAGGAAGGAGGCACGATCTCCCGGGTGAGCGTCGTCGAAAAGGTCTTCGGATTTCTTCTCGCCCCCGAGGATGCCTTTTCGCATACCCGGAGTGAAAATGTCTCGGACGGGGTGGTGCATCTCGTCATGATGATGGGCCTCTTTGCCGTTGTCCAGGGGGCCGCGCTCTTTCTTATCGGATCCTCGCTGGATGCCGGTGTGTATCCCGTGACGGCGGGGATTGCTGCCGACACCACCTCCCTTCTCATAACGATGGGAGAGCTTGCCCTTGGGGGCATCATCATCACCATCCTCGAAGCCTTTCTCGTCTTCATCGTCCTTCGTCTGACCGGATACGCGGACGTGCCGGGAGAGACGGTCCGGACCTGCTGCTATGCGGCAACGCCCTTCGGGACGATCGGTCTTCTCCCGATCATCGGTCCCCTTCTCGCCCTCCTCTGGACCATATTTCTCCAGTTCCGGGGCGTACAGACGGTGCACGAGACCCCGGCCGGCATCGCTGCCGCAGCGGTGATCCTGCCGGGCATCATCGCCGCAGGCCTCTTCTGGCTCCTCGTCCTCGGGGGCGGCGGAGATGCGGCCGCGGTAACGGAGGGAACACCATGA